The Glycine soja cultivar W05 chromosome 3, ASM419377v2, whole genome shotgun sequence genome window below encodes:
- the LOC114407045 gene encoding adenylate kinase 1, chloroplastic-like, translating to MAAITRLLSRTSSLSSVARGFSSHASPPRKEERNVQWVFLGCPGVGKGTYASRLCNLLGVPHIATGDLVRHELASNGPLSSQLSEIVNQGKLVSDEIIISLLSKRLADGEAKGESGFILDGFPRTIKQAEILEGVTDIDLVVNLKLQEEALLAKCLGRRICNQCGGNFNIASISVKGENGRPGMVMAPLLPPAHCMSKLIARSDDTESVVKERLRIYNEKSQPVEGFYRSRGKLLEFELPGGIPESWPKLLQALNLDDYEEKQSAAA from the exons ATGGCGGCCATAACCCGCCTCCTAAGTCGCACCTCTTCCCTCTCTTCCGTGGCGCGTGGATTCTCATCTCACGCATCGCCGCCGCGCAAGGAGGAGAGGAATGTCCAGTGGGTGTTCCTGGGTTGCCCCGGCGTCGGAAAAGGCACCTACGCCAGTCGCCTCTGCAACCTCCTCGGCGTCCCTCACATCGCCACCGGCGATCTCGTCCGCCACGAGCTCGCCTCCAACGGCCCCCTTTCTTCCCAG CTATCAGAAATTGTTAATCAAGGAAAATTGGTGTCAGATGAAATCATCATAAGTTTATTGTCAAAGAGGCTGGCTGATGGGGAAGCTAAAGGAGAATCGGGATTTATTCTTGATGGTTTTCCACGAACAATAAAGCAAGCG GAAATATTGGAAGGGGTAACTGACATTGACCTGGTGGTCAATCTGAAGCTCCAAGAAGAAGCACTGCTTGCAAAATGCCTTGGTAGAAGAATTTGCAATCAATGTGGAGGAAATTTTAATATTGCCTCCATTAGCGTCAAGGGTGAGAATGGGCGTCCTGGAATGGTCATGGCTCCACTTCTTCCTCCTGCACACTGTATGTCAAAGCTCATTGCTCGGTCAGATGATACTGAATCAGTAGTCAAAGAAAGGCTTCGTATATACAATGAAAAG AGTCAGCCTGTGGAGGGATTTTACCGTAGTAGAGGGAAACTGTTGGAGTTTGAACTGCCAGGAGGTATCCCAGAATCTTGGCCTAAGTTGCTGCAAGCTCTTAATCTTGATGATTATGAGGAGAAGCAATCTGCTGCAgcataa
- the LOC114407046 gene encoding thioredoxin-like protein AAED1, chloroplastic isoform X2, whose translation MDIMDASGVALVLIGPGSIDRAKSFSEKSKFEGEIYADPTHLSYEALNFVSGVLTTFTPNAGLKIIQLYLEGYRQHWKLSFEKDTVSRGGWTKKQGMTQKLKISSKHVAREERREGSPLSCFIYPAT comes from the exons ATG GATATAATGGATGCATCTGGTGTGGCACTTGTATTGATTGGACCTGGGAGCATTGATCGG GCCAAATCCTTTTCTgagaaatcaaaatttgaagGAG AAATCTATGCAGACCCCACTCACTTGTCATACGAGGCCTTAAATTTtgtttctggagttttaaccaCATTTACCCCCAAT GCAGGTCTTAAGATAATACAGCTATATCTGGAAGGTTATCGACAACATTGGAAGCTTTCATTTGAAAAGGATACAGTTAGCAGAGGAGGCTG GACAAAGAAGCAGGGGATGACCCAGAAATTGAAGATATCTTCAAAGCATGTTGCTcgtgaagaaagaagagaaggatcCCCTCTTTCCTGCTTTATTTATCCTGCTACGTGA
- the LOC114407046 gene encoding thioredoxin-like protein AAED1, chloroplastic isoform X4: MDIMDASGVALVLIGPGSIDRAKSFSEKSKFEGEIYADPTHLSYEALNFVSGVLTTFTPNAGLKIIQLYLEGYRQHWKLSFEKDTVSRGGWKQGGTIVAGPGKNNISYLHNPL; this comes from the exons ATG GATATAATGGATGCATCTGGTGTGGCACTTGTATTGATTGGACCTGGGAGCATTGATCGG GCCAAATCCTTTTCTgagaaatcaaaatttgaagGAG AAATCTATGCAGACCCCACTCACTTGTCATACGAGGCCTTAAATTTtgtttctggagttttaaccaCATTTACCCCCAAT GCAGGTCTTAAGATAATACAGCTATATCTGGAAGGTTATCGACAACATTGGAAGCTTTCATTTGAAAAGGATACAGTTAGCAGAGGAGGCTG GAAACAAGGAGGAACTATAGTTGCAGGCCCCGGTAAAAATAACATCTCATACCTTCACAACCCCCTCTAA
- the LOC114407046 gene encoding thioredoxin-like protein AAED1, chloroplastic isoform X5, which translates to MDIMDASGVALVLIGPGSIDRVYLTYNAKSFSEKSKFEGEIYADPTHLSYEALNFVSGVLTTFTPNAGLKIIQLYLEGYRQHWKLSFEKDTVSRGGWKQGGTIVAGPGQRSRG; encoded by the exons ATG GATATAATGGATGCATCTGGTGTGGCACTTGTATTGATTGGACCTGGGAGCATTGATCGGGTATATCTGACTTATAAT GCCAAATCCTTTTCTgagaaatcaaaatttgaagGAG AAATCTATGCAGACCCCACTCACTTGTCATACGAGGCCTTAAATTTtgtttctggagttttaaccaCATTTACCCCCAAT GCAGGTCTTAAGATAATACAGCTATATCTGGAAGGTTATCGACAACATTGGAAGCTTTCATTTGAAAAGGATACAGTTAGCAGAGGAGGCTG GAAACAAGGAGGAACTATAGTTGCAGGCCCCG GACAAAGAAGCAGGGGATGA
- the LOC114407046 gene encoding thioredoxin-like protein AAED1, chloroplastic isoform X1 — protein sequence MDIMDASGVALVLIGPGSIDRVYLTYNAKSFSEKSKFEGEIYADPTHLSYEALNFVSGVLTTFTPNAGLKIIQLYLEGYRQHWKLSFEKDTVSRGGWTKKQGMTQKLKISSKHVAREERREGSPLSCFIYPAT from the exons ATG GATATAATGGATGCATCTGGTGTGGCACTTGTATTGATTGGACCTGGGAGCATTGATCGGGTATATCTGACTTATAAT GCCAAATCCTTTTCTgagaaatcaaaatttgaagGAG AAATCTATGCAGACCCCACTCACTTGTCATACGAGGCCTTAAATTTtgtttctggagttttaaccaCATTTACCCCCAAT GCAGGTCTTAAGATAATACAGCTATATCTGGAAGGTTATCGACAACATTGGAAGCTTTCATTTGAAAAGGATACAGTTAGCAGAGGAGGCTG GACAAAGAAGCAGGGGATGACCCAGAAATTGAAGATATCTTCAAAGCATGTTGCTcgtgaagaaagaagagaaggatcCCCTCTTTCCTGCTTTATTTATCCTGCTACGTGA
- the LOC114407046 gene encoding thioredoxin-like protein AAED1, chloroplastic isoform X3 yields MDIMDASGVALVLIGPGSIDRVYLTYNAKSFSEKSKFEGEIYADPTHLSYEALNFVSGVLTTFTPNAGLKIIQLYLEGYRQHWKLSFEKDTVSRGGWKQGGTIVAGPGKNNISYLHNPL; encoded by the exons ATG GATATAATGGATGCATCTGGTGTGGCACTTGTATTGATTGGACCTGGGAGCATTGATCGGGTATATCTGACTTATAAT GCCAAATCCTTTTCTgagaaatcaaaatttgaagGAG AAATCTATGCAGACCCCACTCACTTGTCATACGAGGCCTTAAATTTtgtttctggagttttaaccaCATTTACCCCCAAT GCAGGTCTTAAGATAATACAGCTATATCTGGAAGGTTATCGACAACATTGGAAGCTTTCATTTGAAAAGGATACAGTTAGCAGAGGAGGCTG GAAACAAGGAGGAACTATAGTTGCAGGCCCCGGTAAAAATAACATCTCATACCTTCACAACCCCCTCTAA
- the LOC114407046 gene encoding uncharacterized protein LOC114407046 isoform X6, which yields MPNPFLRNQNLKEDLVISSRNLCRPHSLVIRGLKFCFWSFNHIYPQCLKIIQLYLEGYRQHWKLSFEKDTVSRGGWTKKQGMTQKLKISSKHVAREERREGSPLSCFIYPAT from the exons AT GCCAAATCCTTTTCTgagaaatcaaaatttgaagGAG GACCTTGTTATCTCTTCTAGAAATCTATGCAGACCCCACTCACTTGTCATACGAGGCCTTAAATTTtgtttctggagttttaaccaCATTTACCCCCAAT GTCTTAAGATAATACAGCTATATCTGGAAGGTTATCGACAACATTGGAAGCTTTCATTTGAAAAGGATACAGTTAGCAGAGGAGGCTG GACAAAGAAGCAGGGGATGACCCAGAAATTGAAGATATCTTCAAAGCATGTTGCTcgtgaagaaagaagagaaggatcCCCTCTTTCCTGCTTTATTTATCCTGCTACGTGA
- the LOC114407048 gene encoding zinc finger CCCH domain-containing protein 11-like — MPPKQQSKADLAKKQKIVEDKTFGLKNKNKSKNVQKYVQNLKQSVQPNPDSSKLAAKKKKEEEKAKDKELNDLFKIAVSQPKVPVGVDPKSILCEFFKVGQCTKGFKCKFSHDLNVQRKGEKIDIYSDKRDEETMEDWDQETLEKVVESKKTEYNQNKPTDIVCKYFLDAVEKKQYGWFWVCPNGGKNCHYRHALPPGYVLKSQMKALLEEESEKITIEEEIENQRAKVTTTTPMTPELFMQWKKKKIEERDANLAAQQAERAKNDRMSGRELFLSDASLFVDDDEAYDKYQREPESESGDTEQNANGNATEDGPSTLIASADVDDDDELDMDELDELEASLSKTSIQIKELGAET, encoded by the exons ATGCCGCCGAAGCAGCAATCAAAAGCTGATCTTGCGAAGAAGCAGAAGATCGTAGAGGACAAAACCTTCGGTCtcaaaaacaagaacaagagcAAAAATGTCCAGAAATACGTCCAAAACCTCAAGCAATCCGTGCAACCAAATCCCGACTCTTCAAAACTCGCTGCCAAG AAAAAGAAGGAGGAAGAGAAGGCCAAGGATAAGGAGTTAAATGATTTGTTCAAAATTGCTGTTAGTCAGCCTAAGGTGCCAGTTG GTGTTGATCCTAAGTCCATATTGTGTGAGTTTTTCAAAGTGGGGCAGTGTACCAAGGGCTTCAAGTGCAAGTTCTCCCACGATTTGAATGTTCAGAGGAAAGGGGAAAAGATTGACATTTATAGTGATAAGCGTGACGAGG AAACAATGGAGGATTGGGATCAAGAGACCTTGGAGAAGGTAGTAGAGTCGAAGAAAACCGAGTATAATCAGAACAAACCAACTGACATA GTCTGTAAATACTTTTTGGACGCAGTGGAGAAGAAGCAATATGGTTGGTTCTGGGTCTGCCCCAATGGTGGTAAGAATTGCCACTATAGACATGCCCTTCCCCCTGGATACGTTTTAAAATCTCAAATGAAGGCTCTATTAGAGGAGGAATCtgaaaaaataacaatagaGGAGGAGATTGAAAATCAG CGCGCCAAAGTGACAACTACAACTCCTATGACTCCTGAGTTATTCATGcaatggaagaaaaagaagatagaagaaagaGATGCCAATTTGGCTGCACAACAGGCAGAAAGAGCTAAGAATGATCGCATGAG TGGTCGTGAGCTATTTTTGTCAGATGCTAGCTTGTTTGTGGATGATGATGAAGCATACGACAAGTACCAAAGAGAACCAGAATCTGAATCTGGCGACACTGAACAGAAT GCGAATGGTAATGCTACTGAAGATGGTCCCAGCACCTTGATAGCTAGTgctgatgttgatgatgacgACGAACTGGACATGGACGAGTTGGATGAATTAGAAGCAAGCTTATCAAAGACATCAATACAAATAAAGGAGTTAGGAGCTGAAACTTAA
- the LOC114407049 gene encoding uncharacterized protein LOC114407049 — protein MQMDIVYTPSFISHRFSSSRHQCPSLSSSYSPFKLFCSNRDFKESQRNDDNNNKGDKSSTDWDKAWSKFKKQGGKKPFSKFSDKYVSWNPRRSEFPLSEEVDPIKRTERSNLSFWNSPTFTLGGAIIIVTFLLLYTILAPIK, from the exons ATGCAAATGGATATTGTTTATACACCATCTTTCATATCGCATCGCTTCTCTTCTTCACGACACCAATGCccatcactttcttcttcttattctccTTTCAAGCTTTTCTGTTCCAACAGAGACTTCAAGGAATCTCAACGAAACGACGATAACAATAACaagg GTGATAAATCTTCAACAGACTGGGACAAGGCATGGTCAAAATTCAAAAAGCAAGGAGGAAAAAAACCCTTCTCCAAATTTTCAGATAAGTATGTCAGCTGGAATCCTAGGCGTTCAGAGTTCCCCCTTTCTGAGGAGGTTGACCCTATCAAGAGAACAGAGAGATCAAACCTCAGTTTCTGGAATAGTCCAACTTTCACTTTAGGGGGTGCaattataattgtcacattTCTTCTGTTGTACACCATTCTTGCACCAATCAAGTGA